Below is a window of Streptomyces sp. ITFR-16 DNA.
CCTTCTCGTCACGCTGGTCCTCGGCGGGCTGACCGCGCTGCCGCCGCTGTCCATGGACATGTACCTCCCGGCGCTGCCCGCCGTCACCGGCGCACTGCACGCACCGGCTGCGACCGTCCAGCTCACCCTGACCGCCTGCCTCACCGGCATGGCGCTCGGCCAGGTCGTCGTCGGACCGATGAGCGACCGGTGGGGCAGGCGCCGCCCGCTGCTCATCGGCATGATCGTCTATGTCTTCGCCACGGCGATCTGCGCCTTCGCGCCCGGAGTCGAACTCCTCATCGGCTTCCGGCTGCTCCAGGGCCTGGCCGGCGCGGCCGGGATCGTCATCGCGCGGGCCGTGGTGCGCGACCTGTACGACGGCGACGAGATGGCCCGCTTCTTCTCCACCCTGATGCTCATCTCCGGTGTCGCCCCGGTCATCGCCCCCGTCATCGGCGGCCAGGTCCTGCGGCTCACCGACTGGCGGGGCATCTTCGCCGTCCTCACCGTGGTCGGCGTCCTGCTCACCCTGGTCGTCTGGAAGTGGCTCCACGAGACCCTGCCGCCCCGGGACCGGCACACCGGCGGCATCGTCGAGGCCCTGCACACCATGCGCGGGCTGCTCGCCGACCGGGTCTTCACCGGCTACATGATCGCGGGCAGCCTCGCCTTCGCCGCGCTCTTCGCCTATGTGAGCGCCTCGCCGTTCGTCATCCAGGAGATCTACGGCGCCTCGCCGCAGACCTTCAGCCTGCTGTTCGGCATCAACTCCATCGGCCTGATCACCGTGGGCCAGATCAACGGCAAGCTCCTCGTCGGCCGGGTCAGCCTCGACAAGACGCTGACCGTCGGGCTCTCGGTCATCGTGACCGCCGCCGCGGCCCTGCTGCTGATGACGTCCGGGGTCTTCGGTGACGTCGGCCTCGTGCCGGTGGCCGCCGGGCTCTTCGTGCTGATGTCGGCGATGGGGCTCGCGATGCCGAACACCAACACCCAGGCCCTGATGCGGACCAAGTACGCCGCCGGATCGGCCTCCGCGCTGCTCGGCACCTCGCAGTTCCTCATCGGCGCCGTCGCCTCGCCGCTCGTCGGGATCGCGGGCGAGGCCACCGCCGTGCCGATGGCCGTGGTGCAGCTGGTGTGCGCGACGGGCGCGATGGCGTGCTTCCTCGGGCTGTGCCGGCCCTGGCGGCAGGCGGCCGCCCGGCGGTGACGCGGCGGGCGGGCTCGTCAGTCCGCCCGCGGGTAGCCGATCAGATGCTGCCGGTCCTTCTCGTCCGTCCAGCGGAACAGGCCGACGCCCTCCGCCCCCTCGCCGCCCGGCACCCGCACGTTCGGGGACAGGGTGTCCGCCGTGCCCGCGGAGACGTCGGCCAGGGCCGGGAAGCCGCCCCCGGCCAGCGCGTCCGCCGCGTTGCGCACGTTCGTCGCCCCGTACGCCGTGCCCTCGTCGGTCACCGAGGCCAGCACCAGGGACGTCGAGCCGTCGGTGTCCTCGAAGCAGAAGCCCTTCTTCGCGTCCAGGTCGAACGCGAGGTTCCCGGCCACCAGGTAGTCGCCCGACGGCGAGAGGACCGCCTGCGGGTACTGGCCCGGCGCGATGGCCGGCCGGTGGCACTCCACCGAGACCAGTGCCTTGCCGGTCTCCGTGTCGTGCACCGTCCACATCTCGTGCGTCCTGGCCCGCTTGGACTTCTTGTCCAGCTGCCACTTCGCCAGCAGCACCCCGCGCGTCACGGAGGTCGGGACACCGCTGCGCGGGTCGGTGCCCTTGGGGGCGTTCTTCCGGCTGAACCAGCCGCCCTGCACCCAGAACTCCCGCGCCCCGCTCAGCAGCAGCCCCTTCGAGGTCAGCCCGCGCACCTCGGTGAGCCGCTTGCAGGACGCGCAGTCCTTCGGGTACTTGAGCTTCGCCGCCGGGACCTGGGTGACCCGGCCGGTCGCCGGATCCACCACCGCGCTGCCGGTCCCGCCGTCGCCGATCAGGATGCCGGGGCCGTTGCCGCTGACGGTCGGCGCCTCGTTCCACGGCACCTCCACGCGCCGCCGGGACCCGTCCTCCACGGCGTAGGTGTCCAGCGAGACGATCCGCTCGGCCGGCGCCGGGGCGTCCGGGCCCACCTTCCCGTACGACCAGGTCACGAAGTACTCGTGGTCGTCGGCCGTGACCGTGAGCAGGTGGGGGAAGTGCAGGCCCGCCGGGGGCCGCCAGCTCTGCCCGCTCCAGCCGGCCCGCCCGGTCTCCGACTCGATGGTCCGCAGCCGGTACTCGCCCTCGGCGGTCCGCTCCAGATAGGCGAGCCGGCCCGTCGTCCGGGAGACCGCGTAGTCCGGCGAGGTGCCGATGAGCTCCCAGCCGCGCCGGGTGGTGTACGCCTCCGGGACGGTCAGCTGGGTCGCCGGGCCCGTACCCGTGCTCGTGCTCGTGGGCACCGGCTTCTTCGGCTCGGCGCCGTCCTTCTTGTCGCCGGACTTGGTGCCGCCGCCGCACATGGACAGCAGGAGCAGCAGCGCGAGCACCACCACGCC
It encodes the following:
- a CDS encoding multidrug effflux MFS transporter, with translation MPERGASRTQQADIPDTRAGSGLPAPGLPAAPTAAGIAARRTGLLVTLVLGGLTALPPLSMDMYLPALPAVTGALHAPAATVQLTLTACLTGMALGQVVVGPMSDRWGRRRPLLIGMIVYVFATAICAFAPGVELLIGFRLLQGLAGAAGIVIARAVVRDLYDGDEMARFFSTLMLISGVAPVIAPVIGGQVLRLTDWRGIFAVLTVVGVLLTLVVWKWLHETLPPRDRHTGGIVEALHTMRGLLADRVFTGYMIAGSLAFAALFAYVSASPFVIQEIYGASPQTFSLLFGINSIGLITVGQINGKLLVGRVSLDKTLTVGLSVIVTAAAALLLMTSGVFGDVGLVPVAAGLFVLMSAMGLAMPNTNTQALMRTKYAAGSASALLGTSQFLIGAVASPLVGIAGEATAVPMAVVQLVCATGAMACFLGLCRPWRQAAARR